CCTCGTCCTTGTCCAGAACCACGACGTCGACTCCCTGTAGACGGAGCTCACCGGCCAGCATCAATCCAGTTGGTCCGGCACCCACCACGATGACGTCACTCATGCAATCCCCTCCTCCGGGCAAGGCGTGCGCTTGCTCGCAGCAGCCGAGTCTGCACCATCACCCGGGGCTTGCCGCAAGCCCCAGGGCACGCGATATGGTGAAAGTGGCGGGAAGTTCGACAGCCGGGTAGTTCGATAACTCAGCGCCGTGCAGTAGCGGTGTCCTTGCCTGCGGTACCTCGGCTCATCGCCAGAACCGCATCACGGCGGTCGATGCTGCCGAAGGGGGACCCGCCGGTCGGGTTGTCACTTCCGAACTGCCAGGTGGGTCCGTCGGCCAGATGATCGAGTGCTTCTCGGGCAACGTCAGTGGGGTCGGCCAGGTTGGTACGCGATGTGGCCTGCGCTCCGAGTGCACGATGGAGCGACGGGGTGTCTGTGGCACCCAGTACGAGTGACAGAACATCCACCCCCTTCGGATGCCATTCCGCCCAGAGGCTTTCGGCGAGAATGAGATCGAATGCCTTGGTGGCGCCGTACGTGGCGTGTGTTGCGCCCCCGGCCCACGCTGCCCCGGATGTCAGTAGCACCATGGCACCACGTCCGCGGGCGACCATCGGTGCTCCGAAGCGATAGGTGGCCTCGAGTACGCTGGTGCAGTTCCGATGAACGAGTGACAGATGATTGTCCAGATCCTTGTCGAGGAACTCGGCGCTGTAATCATCGCTACCAGCGTTGTACACAAACAGTCCGACCTCGAGATCGGCTGTCAACCGTGCCAGCTCGGACATTGAGCCGGGGTCACTGAGATCGAGTGCAACCGTGCGTACTTCGACATCATGTTGTGTGCGGATGTCGTTGGCGAAAGTTTCCAGGACGGGTACTCGCCGGGCAACGAGAACGATGTTCACGCCGCGAGTGGCCAGCTCGTGAGCGAATGCGGCCCCAACCCCGTCGGATCCGCCGGCAACGATCGCCCACGGCCCGTACTTGTGTGTGAGATGTGTTGGCATTGTGTGACTCCCATCGATGTGGCTTGCAATTCTGTTCGACGTGCGTGTCGCGCGCCCGATCACGGCGTGCTTCGCTCACATTGAGGGCGCCAGCATGTTGCGATGCTCGGGCGTCCCGTCAAGGTTGGCATTGACTCGCTCGACGGTTCGCCAACCCTCCGCAGTGCGCACCCACCGCCAGGTGTTTGCCGAGACACGAGCCACCCAGAAG
The nucleotide sequence above comes from Rhodococcus sp. KBS0724. Encoded proteins:
- a CDS encoding SDR family oxidoreductase, with protein sequence MPTHLTHKYGPWAIVAGGSDGVGAAFAHELATRGVNIVLVARRVPVLETFANDIRTQHDVEVRTVALDLSDPGSMSELARLTADLEVGLFVYNAGSDDYSAEFLDKDLDNHLSLVHRNCTSVLEATYRFGAPMVARGRGAMVLLTSGAAWAGGATHATYGATKAFDLILAESLWAEWHPKGVDVLSLVLGATDTPSLHRALGAQATSRTNLADPTDVAREALDHLADGPTWQFGSDNPTGGSPFGSIDRRDAVLAMSRGTAGKDTATARR